A region from the Spirochaetae bacterium HGW-Spirochaetae-1 genome encodes:
- a CDS encoding acyl-CoA dehydrogenase: MNFWLNDEQIMLRNNIREFAENEISPVAQEIDDKEEFPLDLTKKMGDLGLFGIVVPEQYGGAGMDYLSYVIAVEELARVDGSQAATVAAGNSLGIGPIYYFGNEEQRMEWLPRLCSGEILASFGLTEPEAGSDAGSSRTKAEIKDGSWVINGSKIFITNSTSKMAGVCTVQAVTGKSKEGRNEVSCILVPNGTSGFTANKMHKKMMWRSSDTGELFFDDCRVPEKNILGKRGEGFHQMLSTLDNGRLAIAAMGLGGAQGAYELALKYAKERKQFGVPISTFQVNAFKLANMAMEIEAARNLLYKACKLRDAKKPFGKEAAMAKLYCSEVMGRVVDEAVQLHGGYGLMKEYNIERFYRDQKLLTIGEGTSEIQRVVISRQIGCYDTK; the protein is encoded by the coding sequence ATGAATTTTTGGCTAAATGACGAGCAGATAATGCTCAGAAATAATATCCGCGAATTCGCGGAAAACGAGATTTCTCCTGTTGCGCAGGAGATTGATGACAAAGAAGAGTTTCCCCTCGATCTGACAAAAAAGATGGGGGATCTTGGGCTTTTCGGTATTGTCGTGCCGGAACAGTACGGCGGTGCCGGAATGGACTATCTTTCATATGTTATAGCCGTGGAGGAGCTGGCTCGTGTTGACGGGTCCCAGGCCGCCACAGTGGCCGCGGGTAATTCCCTGGGCATCGGCCCCATCTATTATTTCGGCAATGAGGAACAGCGGATGGAGTGGCTTCCCCGGCTCTGCTCCGGCGAAATTCTGGCATCTTTCGGACTCACAGAGCCCGAGGCCGGTTCTGATGCCGGGTCGAGCAGGACAAAAGCTGAGATAAAGGATGGCTCCTGGGTCATAAACGGCAGCAAAATATTCATAACCAACTCCACGTCAAAGATGGCCGGTGTGTGTACGGTGCAGGCCGTGACTGGCAAATCGAAGGAAGGCCGGAATGAAGTATCGTGTATTCTGGTGCCAAATGGAACGTCGGGGTTTACGGCGAATAAAATGCATAAAAAGATGATGTGGCGTTCGTCCGATACGGGTGAGCTGTTTTTCGACGACTGCCGCGTACCGGAAAAAAATATCCTGGGCAAGCGGGGCGAGGGTTTTCACCAGATGCTTTCAACACTGGATAACGGCAGGCTTGCCATTGCGGCCATGGGACTCGGGGGAGCCCAGGGTGCCTATGAACTGGCACTCAAGTACGCAAAAGAAAGAAAACAGTTCGGCGTGCCCATATCCACCTTCCAGGTAAATGCCTTCAAGCTGGCCAATATGGCTATGGAAATCGAAGCGGCGCGGAACCTTCTATACAAGGCATGCAAGCTTCGCGACGCTAAAAAGCCTTTTGGAAAAGAGGCTGCCATGGCTAAACTCTATTGCTCCGAGGTAATGGGCAGGGTCGTGGATGAAGCGGTGCAACTGCACGGCGGATACGGACTCATGAAAGAATACAACATTGAACGTTTCTACCGTGACCAGAAACTGCTGACGATAGGCGAGGGAACATCGGAGATACAGCGTGTTGTCATCTCGCGGCAGATAGGCTGCTACGATACGAAATAG
- a CDS encoding acetyl-CoA acetyltransferase (Catalyzes the synthesis of acetoacetyl coenzyme A from two molecules of acetyl coenzyme A. It can also act as a thiolase, catalyzing the reverse reaction and generating two-carbon units from the four-carbon product of fatty acid oxidation) translates to MITFSEKQLKIPKLLRPVYLVTAGQSKFDRAMPDKRTEELCVDALVMAAKMIDMSPAELKKYIHTCYYGHFADHFGDQLLGESVIHDRLGLDPLGNIGVKTGGATGGSTLWEGVKAVASGYSDCVLTMGWERMDEVPTDEGNFLISCAADKDWESPLGHIYTGYYAVMAQKYWKVFGKEEASFRKTLAEISVKHHGYARFNPFAQAPMKITVDDVLNSPVVADPLRALDACVMSVGAACAILCDEETAMKLTKNSPHKPLRIWVTAGSHSLRPADRRDMEIPLLPNETADQYKDLGKRFPGGERYPGFTGFLAARMAAYYAYNQVGIKDPTEDLDVIELHDAFTISDVQTYEDVGIRPYGEGRTYVESGDCYHINPHTGKPGKLPSNLSGGLIGCMHAVGATGIMQVFEIATHLWNRWGEIHSDEKRWKEFNREKPKDWTNLQVEGAKRALAISHAGVGSHVTATILMDPDHLLKKDA, encoded by the coding sequence ATGATAACTTTCAGTGAAAAACAGCTGAAAATACCAAAACTGCTGAGACCGGTATACCTGGTCACGGCTGGACAGAGTAAATTCGACCGGGCAATGCCGGACAAAAGAACAGAAGAGCTCTGCGTGGATGCTCTTGTCATGGCAGCGAAGATGATAGACATGTCGCCGGCTGAATTGAAGAAGTACATTCATACATGTTATTATGGACATTTTGCCGACCATTTCGGCGATCAGCTGCTCGGTGAGTCGGTTATACATGACCGTCTCGGTCTTGATCCACTGGGCAATATCGGTGTTAAGACCGGCGGCGCCACGGGAGGCTCCACTCTCTGGGAGGGAGTGAAGGCCGTTGCTTCGGGATATTCCGACTGTGTCCTTACCATGGGTTGGGAGCGTATGGACGAGGTTCCCACCGATGAGGGAAATTTTCTCATCTCATGTGCCGCTGACAAAGACTGGGAATCTCCCCTGGGACATATTTATACGGGATACTACGCCGTAATGGCACAAAAGTACTGGAAGGTTTTCGGCAAGGAGGAGGCATCCTTCAGAAAAACCCTGGCGGAAATATCGGTGAAACATCACGGGTATGCGCGGTTTAATCCCTTTGCTCAGGCTCCTATGAAAATCACTGTTGATGATGTTCTGAACTCGCCCGTTGTGGCCGATCCTCTCAGGGCCCTGGACGCCTGCGTTATGAGCGTCGGAGCCGCCTGCGCAATATTATGCGATGAAGAAACGGCAATGAAGCTGACGAAAAACTCACCGCATAAGCCGCTTCGTATCTGGGTGACCGCCGGATCGCATAGTTTAAGACCTGCCGACAGAAGGGACATGGAGATTCCACTGCTTCCCAACGAAACAGCTGATCAGTACAAGGATTTAGGCAAAAGATTCCCCGGTGGAGAGCGTTATCCCGGTTTTACCGGTTTCCTCGCGGCCAGGATGGCAGCCTATTACGCCTACAACCAGGTCGGTATCAAGGATCCCACCGAGGACCTCGACGTAATCGAACTGCATGACGCCTTCACCATCAGTGATGTGCAGACATATGAGGATGTGGGAATAAGACCCTATGGTGAAGGGCGGACCTATGTTGAATCGGGCGATTGCTATCATATAAACCCGCATACGGGTAAACCCGGAAAATTGCCTTCAAATCTTTCCGGCGGCCTGATCGGGTGCATGCACGCCGTGGGCGCCACGGGCATCATGCAGGTTTTCGAGATAGCCACCCATCTATGGAACCGCTGGGGAGAGATTCACAGCGACGAAAAGCGGTGGAAGGAATTCAACAGGGAAAAACCGAAAGACTGGACCAATCTCCAGGTCGAAGGTGCCAAGAGGGCGCTGGCAATCAGCCACGCCGGTGTGGGATCACATGTAACGGCAACGATACTTATGGATCCCGATCATCTTTTGAAAAAAGACGCGTAA